A genome region from Brassica oleracea var. oleracea cultivar TO1000 chromosome C2, BOL, whole genome shotgun sequence includes the following:
- the LOC106323810 gene encoding titin, whose protein sequence is MELELGLKVTRTREDVSSSVDFRFSKDPFGPLVLSQETDSRFIIIIHLKGFKKEGIEIEINKEGDRITIRGRKPVEEMVMIRWMAWRKEVEMRAFRKKFLIPDVVDLDKIKARFDDDDATLTITMPKRVKGISGFNLEQEVEEEEEEEEEEEEEERDVSKVENREVEEDNVERETQREEGFGEMMEDKERESQVSESEGFSGGVDEEEAQIEDDDLEMIQEIDEQHKILESSEEEIVGEKELADSDSESEDSGFRKLPDIIEQEDNQEVMEQKVSEETKRDDTGSGAIEGQESVEDSGLENLPDIKEQKDNQEGREYKVSEENESDDNGSGAVEEIEEEESDEDSGLKKLPDIIEQEDSQEVMEQKVSEDAKSDDIVSGAVEEIEEQESDGNSGSGTKTKDSGLENLPDIIGQEDNQKVREQKVSEETKSDDNGSEEVEENEEQESDEDSGLKNLPDMIEQEDKQEVMEQKVSEETKSDDIVSGAVEEIEEEESDEDRGLKNLPDMIEQEDKQEVMEQKVSEETKSDDIVSGAVEEIEEQESGGNSGSDTKTKDSGSEKLPDIIGQEDNQKVIEQKVSEETRSDDNGSGEVEEIEEQESDEDSGLKELPDMIEQEDNQEVMEQKVSEGTRIEEIGCRAVEEIEEQESDEIGRTSISREIEKKKSDAGDGLRKAQGIEEPERHNEERKIQEMVEEETGGQEKDAKGDFDGKETQIEDDNLGKSHEEETVGQHEFSDSDTTSEGSSSLRKPPNIFEQENNQDVMEQKDSQAETKSDSRSSEEIEKQEPHEQLDGTSKSRATSDDDGLNKVQGTEEPERRNEESKIQEMVRGDPKEDVDAEMGEGFTPNIERTPVVAETETKAGEFESIKKKTENVEKKHDELVEKKEEKDRRSFIKLQEKEEQYSSVTNDVPKPVQETEAPEMDTLVKTNDEEKEKKKSLEMEKKNIGEGFAPNIAETEKKPEDFESEKQGAGDVDKIHKLVEKKKEEDANVRAKGEDRRSLIKLQENEEKHSKGRKGQDKQENIKELLEEKAPEADTEIVNDIQKPVKEIEVPEVGTLEETGDEGKEKKNIVETERKPEDFEWDKLGADEVDKIDELVEQKKEEEDAKNDEAGPRSSSKKPQGVGEQLSQGQKRHEKTKELVEEKTPEAEKAIEDDTPKRVQEETKDTDSRKPQENIRQQELDECERCEKESKNQELTKINTNDEEKDTEETITKEQDSYRPNVVGEEKEVQELAEEKPHFSKNRKLKEEEKVPEKKTELGDDDDDISRKAGDSDEKEEVDYEMGKGFAPNIAETVKKTEDFEFEKLGADEVEKIHKLVEKKEEEDDNARAKDEDRRSLLKMKEDEEPHSKARKRQDIQENIKQLVEEKAPEAETDISNDILKPVQEIKQEVSTLGEAGDEIKEGKEKKKSESLEVTNRDAKKETDLKMGVAETKPEEFESDQLKADKIHEPVEKKKEEEKSVGISLIKTHEVGEQQSQGQMQEGEHEMIEELVEEKIPGAETNISNDTSKPVEERGEGRQKIPKLFQEEETKKQPEEHKEKMVETGEKIDDAVSREVQEIIRQQDLDEAERCEKESKTQEVVKSKRNDEEKGAGETEIEEQESYGPKILWDEETAEKKSVFDAEERDIDSREEVDVERGKGFTLNISETETKSEEFESHKPEPDEVNENDDIHELAEKKDEDNAKVRRQDEDEDEDRSLLKLQDKEKQHSKRQNRQETNIPTPVQETGNEGKEKKKSVTMEIKNGYPKEEFDAEMGKGLTPNAAETETKPEEFESDEVDEVVEKKEEEEDNAKMRRRKIEDSNLSKKLQETKEQQQQEKIKELVEEKTPAAAETTVATQIPKPSQEIEEPEVGTLEKCEEETKDQELYKPKVIGDDDDHHVSRKVGDAGQRDSGAKEEVDPEMGTPNISETETKAVEEDDMIHELVEKKKKKVRRQSEDSRLQEEKIKELLEEAETEKPKVEERLETCEEKIFSEAETKDQESYRPKILECEDKIQELAEKKMDFSRKVEEEEETAEKKTELGDDDDDTSRKAQDIDAMKRKEEKEEIQEQVLEEKVIDSGNKTVAEAIHEEDEPGNQFQELIEGEKTSCQGEVKGVESEKNTREVDKRFREAQEVERTDSDDVSGIYGKGELPEEDDRLERGTGTIEPELVNLNSQMEQELEDENINSSCKEEESEIKTDDVIRKVQGVKEHELSEPKRNHGSKIKEMIEEKIGEVEKEDEVQESHEPNIRKERRCKTKITGTEEPSGQAREEEEKEKVVEARTVTEIKDQRPDKPESHEKRYKIQELVEAGHNEEQKDTVKAKQTSKGVQEIEQQESDGLSSSVVQEDKKQETEEKRTKTEDASLRKVQDDEDPEMSKSYKIQEPVEMGTSDYKEEVKKQVGDDTLRIQEPPDKPNLDELERRSEQGDKIHEPVEMRTHDDYREKFKKQDGDVDEEKVEDDSSDTFHEFEEQKSHEPERQEKRKHFSKESEEHEKTRVVEEKETLERKKTRSRDVQDDAEPELLKPYKPQEEDKKVHELVEKGTSDYREKVKKQDGNDTSISKEQICTVDEEKLESIADPGEKMEDDNSRKFHEPKSDDDWTQLEREKMKYLVKEEATGPKDKCTAEAGYSDHKEEQHEDIASEKIQEIFEKHKSDELQRSLEQDKMQEIEEKEKTKAMKENETVERRKKTEAGDKTQELEKMETKDYREKVKKQDGDDVLRSQETEKLDLVEEEATGPRDKHTGGKEEERYEEVAQTETKVEDQTNKEVEENQKEEEEEGSLDDPMTKIQEIEKEDSHDTEIQEKLNIVQEDFVEEETVDQEDEVAMEAVEANYDENSSRILQTIKEHEEHKEQRNGPGVEGEDEERIVEKEAYEEALDLKHTRGERYNDHKEEEKFIPKAEVKAEENSSEEEFDELQRSLVHEEMQETEEKGKPRSMEENETVEGRTKTEDDGSLSKVQEGEDPELSKHKRHEEELKKEDDERKIHQSVEDVKGEDKTLDQEDDTVGEAEAVVANNEKDSSRKLHTTIGGEELKQQEEIPDPRVKEGDGERVAEKETKVDKVHVQEPEVKTENEESRRGQKGKQEKNDETRSDDGIVRKVGETKVKESDEKKDPEPEEQIEEPERKEVSNDGVKLVTEEDSLTKGQEFIEKEPSERRQVGQENIQHQRDKKDAEKQEDEGKSDAGVEMQAKIKEAKGIEGSEKVAEVEMQANTGIIMKEHETKRQEPYELLEDEEHDKIPEPIVEGTKNQREEEKKVEDREVKEMKREAEELSEIQENQPVEEEEVNGVGGYKAVLKTKSMEDSSQTQDVEEKGPDHTEQENIQEMMAEDEEEEKNEKEKRMPRVDSKANDDSSEKSETEILRGKKQKEDHQEVVETETSDQRKEEREEKIVGKAVTRDEFDSSRKNQDHEEIQLDKLEEMNGSLAREETSNDKEDNRGNRAGAKTTIKDDKKQLLVELDTSGKAKETKSRDDISRENQKQDSHEQKRNSEEHDKKNMGPNYHRSEEDGKEDKETAEAEGTRKKKGIEERKSAKMVETHDNQDNITDLVEEKMNNQEGEDKKSMSMKVLEKSEDHESTEPERLRKQDKDREQVQQRSTDNLKYEETIETVKEKESRKTHQLKEERLKEKENRETECEDGSSKQIQEIDKDGSTEPRRVEERDKIRPVDRETSEDDEEEELKVEVEDSEEDWEAEVIQEMDSDEDNDKLRKIRRIKLGFRLVGGSTLFMSLIVIVFRLIRSKRKIRSYKF, encoded by the exons ATGGAGCTAGAATTGGGATTGAAGGTCACAAGAACAAGAGAAGATGTATCATCCTCAGTTGATTTTCGCTTCTCCAAAGACCCATTTGGTCCTCTGGTGCTTTCTCAAGAAACAGATTCAAGGTTCATCATCATCATCCATCTTAAAG GATTCAAGAAGGAAGGTATCGAGATTGAGATAAACAAAGAGGGAGATAGGATTACTATAAGAGGAAGGAAACCTGTTGAAGAAATGGTTATGATTAGATGGATGGCATGGAGGAAAGAAGTTGAAATGAGAGCCTTCAGGAAAAAATTTCTGATTCCAGATGTTGTTGATTTAGACAAGATTAAAGCTAGATTTGATGATGATGATGCCACTCTTACGATCACAATGCCTAAAAGAGTAAAAGGAATCTCTGGATTTAACCTTGAGCAAGAGGTGGAAGAAGAAGAAGAAGAAGAAGAAGAAGAAGAAGAAGAAGAACGAGATGTGAGTAAAGTTGAGAACAGAGAAGTTGAAGAGGATAATGTAGAAAGAGAGACTCAGAGGGAAGAAGGTTTTGGAGAGATGATGGAAGATAAAGAGAGAGAGAGTCAAGTTTCTGAAAGTGAGGGTTTCAGTGGAGGTGTGGATGAAGAAGAAGCTCAAATTGAGGATGATGACTTAGAAATGATTCAAGAGATCGATGAGCAACACAAGATTTTGGAATCTTCAGAAGAAGAGATAGTTGGTGAGAAAGAGTTGGCTGATTCAGACTCAGAGAGTGAGGACAGTGGATTTAGAAAGCTTCCAGACATTATAGAACAAGAAGATAACCAAGAGGTAATGGAGCAGAAAGTTTCAGAAGAGACTAAAAGAGATGACACTGGATCAGGAGCAATTGAAGGACAAGAATCTGTTGAGGACAGTGGCTTAGAAAATCTTCCAGACATTAAAGAACAAAAAGACAACCAAGAAGGAAGGGAATATAAAGTTTCAGAAGAGAATGAAAGTGATGATAATGGATCTGGAGCAGTTGAAGAGATTGAAGAAGAAGAATCTGATGAGGATAGTGGCTTAAAAAAGCTTCCAGACATTATAGAACAAGAAGATAGCCAAGAAGTAATGGAACAGAAAGTTTCAGAAGATGCTAAAAGTGATGACATTGTATCTGGAGCAGTTGAAGAGATTGAAGAACAAGAATCTGATGGGAACAGTGGCTCAGGCACAAAGACTAAGGACAGTGGCTTAGAAAATCTTCCAGACATAATAGGACAAGAAGATAACCAAAAAGTAAGAGAGCAGAAAGTTTCAGAAGAGACTAAAAGTGATGACAATGGATCTGAAGAAGTTGAAGAGAATGAAGAACAAGAATCTGATGAGGATAGTGGCTTAAAAAATCTTCCAGACATGATAGAACAAGAAGATAAACAAGAAGTCATGGAGCAGAAAGTTTCAGAAGAGACTAAAAGTGATGACATTGTATCTGGAGCAGTTGAAGAGATTGAGGAAGAAGAATCTGATGAGGATAGGGGCTTAAAAAATCTTCCAGACATGATAGAACAAGAAGATAAACAAGAAGTCATGGAGCAGAAAGTTTCAGAAGAGACTAAAAGTGATGACATTGTATCTGGAGCAGTTGAAGAGATTGAAGAACAAGAATCTGGTGGGAACAGTGGCTCAGACACAAAGACTAAGGACAGTGGCTCAGAAAAGCTTCCAGACATAATAGGACAAGAAGATAACCAAAAAGTAATAGAGCAGAAAGTTTCAGAAGAGACTAGAAGTGATGACAATGGATCTGGAGAAGTTGAGGAGATTGAAGAACAAGAATCTGATGAGGACAGTGGCTTAAAAGAGCTTCCAGACATGATAGAACAGGAAGATAACCAAGAAGTAATGGAACAGAAAGTTTCAGAAGGAACTAGAATTGAGGAAATTGGATGTAGAGCAGTTGAAGAGATTGAAGAACAAGAATCTGATGAGATAGGTAGAACAAGTATCAGTAGAGAAATAGAAAAGAAAAAGAGTGATGCTGGTGATGGCTTGAGGAAGGCTCAAGGGATTGAAGAACCGGAGAGACACAATGAAGAAAGAAAGATCCAAGAAATGGTTGAAGAAGAAACAGGTGGTCAAGAGAAGGACGCCAAGGGAGATTTTGATGGGAAAGAAACTCAAATTGAGGATGACAACTTAGGAAAGAGTCATGAAGAAGAAACAGTTGGTCAACATGAGTTTTCTGATTCAGATACAACGAGTGAGGGAAGTAGTAGTTTAAGAAAGCCTCCAAACATTTTCGAACAAGAAAATAACCAGGACGTGATGGAACAGAAAGATTCACAAGCAGAGACAAAAAGTGATTCTAGATCCTCTGAAGAGATTGAAAAACAAGAACCTCATGAGCAGCTAGATGGAACAAGTAAAAGTAGAGCAACGTCTGATGATGATGGCTTGAACAAGGTTCAAGGCACTGAAGAACCAGAGAGACGAAATGAAGAAAGCAAGATCCAAGAAATGGTGAGAGGGGATCCTAAAGAAGACGTTGATGCGGAGATGGGTGAAGGGTTCACACCAAACATTGAGAGAACACCAGTAGTTGCAGAAACTGAGACAAAAGCTGGGGAATTTGAATCTATTAAAAAAAAAACAGAAAATGTAGAGAAGAAACATGATGAATTGGTTGAGAAGAAAGAAGAGAAAGATAGAAGAAGCTTCATAAAGCTTCAGGAGAAAGAAGAACAATATTCTTCTGTAACGAATGATGTTCCGAAACCAGTTCAGGAGACTGAAGCACCAGAGATGGATACTTTAGTTAAAACAAATGATGAAGAAAAAGAGAAGAAGAAAAGTCTGGAGATGGAGAAAAAAAACATTGGGGAAGGATTTGCACCAAACATTGCAGAAACTGAGAAAAAACCTGAGGATTTTGAATCTGAAAAACAAGGAGCAGGTGATGTAGACAAGATACATAAACTGGTAGAAAAGAAAAAAGAGGAAGATGCTAATGTGAGGGCAAAGGGTGAAGACAGAAGAAGCTTAATAAAGCTTCAAGAGAATGAAGAGAAACATTCTAAGGGAAGAAAGGGACAAGACAAACAAGAAAATATCAAAGAATTGTTGGAAGAGAAAGCACCAGAGGCAGATACAGAGATAGTGAATGATATTCAGAAACCAGTTAAAGAGATTGAAGTACCAGAGGTGGGTACGTTAGAGGAAACAGGTGATGAAGGAAAAGAGAAGAAAAACATTGTAGAAACTGAGAGAAAACCTGAGGATTTTGAATGGGATAAACTAGGAGCAGATGAGGTAGACAAGATAGATGAACTGGTTGAGCAGAAGAAAGAGGAGGAAGATGCAAAAAATGATGAGGCTGGGCCACGAAGTAGCTCAAAAAAGCCTCAGGGAGTTGGAGAACAACTATCTCAGGGACAAAAGCGACACGAAAAGACCAAAGAATTGGTGGAAGAGAAAACTCCAGAGGCAGAGAAAGCTATAGAGGATGATACTCCCAAACGAGTTCAGGAGGAAACAAAAGATACAGACTCAAGAAAGCCACAAGAGAATATTAGACAACAGGAGTTGGATGAATGTGAAAGATGCGAGAAAGAAAGCAAGAACCAAGAATTGACGAAAATCAACACAAATGATGAAGAGAAAGACACTGAAGAAACAATAACAAAGGAGCAAGATTCATATAGGCCAAATGTAGTTGGAGAAGAAAAAGAGGTTCAAGAACTAGCTGAAGAGAAGCCGCATTTTTCCAAAAATAGAAAACTCAAGGAGGAAGAAAAAGTTCCAGAGAAGAAAACAGAACTTGGTGATGATGATGATGATATCTCAAGAAAAGCTGGAGATTCAGATGAAAAAGAAGAGGTTGATTATGAAATGGGCAAAGGATTTGCACCAAACATTGCAGAAACTGTGAAAAAAACTGAGGATTTTGAGTTTGAGAAACTAGGAGCAGATGAGGTTGAGAAGATACATAAACTGGTGGAGAAGAAAGAAGAGGAAGATGATAATGCGAGAGCAAAAGATGAAGACAGAAGAAGCTTATTAAAGATGAAAGAGGATGAAGAACCACATTCTAAGGCAAGAAAGCGACAAGACATACAAGAAAATATCAAACAGTTGGTGGAAGAGAAAGCTCCAGAGGCAGAGACAGATATATCAAATGATATTTTGAAACCAGTTCAAGAGATTAAACAAGAGGTGAGTACGTTAGGAGAAGCAGGTGATGAAATAAAAGAAGGAAAGGAGAAGAAGAAAAGTGAAAGTTTGGAGGTAACAAACAGGGATGCCAAAAAAGAGACTGATCTGAAAATGGGAGTAGCTGAGACAAAACCTGAGGAGTTTGAATCTGATCAACTAAAAGCAGACAAGATACATGAACCGGTTGAGAAGAAGAAAGAGGAGGAAAAAAGTGTAGGCATTAGCTTAATAAAGACTCATGAAGTTGGAGAACAGCAGTCTCAGGGACAAATGCAAGAGGGTGAACACGAAATGATTGAGGAATTGGTGGAAGAGAAAATTCCAGGAGCAGAAACAAATATATCAAATGATACTTCGAAACCAGTTGAGGAGAGAGGTGAGGGAAGACAAAAGATCCCAAAACTTTTTCAAGAGGAGGAAACAAAGAAGCAGCCAGAAGAGCACAAAGAGAAAATGGTGGAGACGGGGGAAAAGATTGATGATGCTGTCTCAAGAGAAGTTCAAGAGATTATAAGACAACAAGACCTGGATGAAGCAGAAAGATGCGAGAAAGAAAGCAAGACCCAAGAAGTGGTGAAAAGCAAAAGAAATGATGAAGAGAAAGGTGCTGGAGAAACAGAAATAGAGGAGCAAGAGTCCTATGGACCCAAAATACTCTGGGATGAAGAAACTGCAGAGAAGAAATCAGTATTTGATGCTGAAGAAAGAGATATAGATTCCAGAGAAGAGGTTGATGTGGAAAGGGGCAAAGGATTCACACTAAACATTTCAGAAACTGAGACAAAATCTGAGGAGTTTGAATCTCATAAACCGGAACCAGATGAGGTAAATGAGAATGATGATATACATGAACTGGCTGAGAAGAAAGATGAGGACAATGCTAAGGTGAGAAGACAAGACGAAGACGAAGACGAAGACAGGAGCTTACTAAAGCTTCAAGACAAGGAAAAACAACATTCAAAGAGACAAAACCGACAAGAGACAAATATTCCAACACCAGTTCAGGAAACAGGTAATGAAGGAAAAGAGAAGAAGAAAAGTGTTACAATGGAAATAAAAAATGGGTATCCCAAAGAAGAGTTTGATGCGGAAATGGGCAAAGGATTGACACCGAACGCTGCAGAAACTGAAACAAAACCTGAGGAGTTTGAATCTGATGAGGTAGATGAAGTGGTTGAGAAGAAAGAAGAAGAAGAGGACAATGCTAAGATGAGGAGAAGAAAAATTGAAGACAGTAACCTAAGTAAAAAGCTTCAAGAGACTAAAGAACAACAACAGCAGGAGAAGATCAAAGAGTTAGTGGAAGAGAAAACTCCAGCGGCAGCAGAGACAACTGTGGCGACTCAAATTCCGAAACCAAGTCAAGAGATTGAAGAACCAGAGGTTGGTACATTAGAGAAATGTGAGGAGGAAACAAAGGATCAAGAGTTGTATAAACCAAAAGTAATTGGCGATGATGATGATCATCATGTTTCAAGAAAAGTTGGAGATGCTGGACAAAGAGATTCAGGTGCCAAAGAAGAGGTTGATCCTGAAATGGGCACACCAAACATTTCAGAAACTGAGACAAAAGCAGTTGAGGAAGATGACATGATACATGAACTAGTTGAGAAGAAGAAGAAGAAGGTGAGAAGACAAAGTGAAGACAGTAGGCTCCAAGAAGAAAAAATCAAAGAATTGTTGGAAGAGGCAGAGACTGAAAAACCAAAGGTGGAGGAGAGGTTAGAGACATGTGAGGAAAAGATATTTTCAGAGGCAGAAACAAAGGATCAAGAGTCTTATAGACCCAAAATACTCGAATGTGAAGACAAAATCCAAGAACTAGCTGAAAAGAAGATGGACTTTTCAAGAAAAGTCGAGGAGGAAGAAGAAACTGCAGAGAAGAAAACAGAACTTGGCGATGATGATGATGATACGTCAAGAAAAGCTCAAGACATTGATGCAATGAAAAGAAAAGAAGAAAAAGAAGAGATTCAAGAACAAGTACTGGAAGAAAAAGTAATTGATAGTGGCAATAAAACCGTTGCAGAGGCAATACATGAAGAAGATGAACCTGGAAACCAATTCCAGGAACTTATAGAAGGAGAAAAAACAAGTTGTCAAGGAGAAGTTAAAGGTGTAGAGAGCGAGAAGAATACAAGAGAGGTAGACAAAAGATTTAGAGAAGCTCAAGAGGTTGAAAGAACAGACTCAGATGATGTATCTGGAATATATGGTAAAGGAGAACTCCCGGAAGAAGATGATAGACTAGAAAGAGGGACAGGTACTATAGAACCAGAATTGGTTAATCTGAACAGTCAAATGGAGCAAGAACTTGAGGATGAGAACATCAATAGTAGTTGCAAAGAAGAAGAATCAGAGATCAAAACTGATGATGTCATAAGAAAGGTTCAAGGTGTTAAAGAACATGAGTTGTCTGAACCAAAAAGGAACCATGGTAGCAAGATTAAAGAAATGATAGAAGAGAAAATAGGAGAGGTAGAGAAAGAAGATGAAGTACAGGAGTCACATGAACCTAATATACGCAAGGAACGACGCTGTAAGACCAAAATAACTGGGACAGAGGAGCCAAGTGGTCAAGCAAGAGAGGAAGAGGAGAAGGAGAAAGTTGTAGAGGCTAGGACAGTAACAGAGATTAAGGACCAACGACCTGACAAGCCAGAGAGTCATGAGAAACGATACAAGATTCAAGAACTGGTGGAAGCTGGACATAATGAAGAGCAAAAAGATACTGTCAAGGCAAAGCAGACCTCAAAAGGGGTTCAGGAGATAGAACAGCAGGAATCTGATGGATTAAGTAGTTCTGTAGTACAAGAAGACAAGAAGCAAGAAACAGAGGAGAAGAGGACAAAAACTGAAGATGCTAGCTTGAGAAAAGTCCAAGATGATGAAGATCCAGAAATGAGTAAGTCTTATAAGATCCAGGAACCAGTGGAAATGGGAACAAGTGATTATAAAGAAGAAGTCAAGAAACAAGTTGGGGATGATACTTTAAGAATCCAAGAGCCTCCTGACAAACCAAATTTAGATGAACTTGAGAGACGCAGTGAGCAAGGAGACAAGATCCACGAACCAGTGGAAATGAGAACACATGATGATTACAGAGAGAAATTCAAGAAACAAGATGGTGATGTGGACGAAGAAAAAGTGGAAGATGACAGTTCAGACACGTTTCATGAGTTTGAAGAACAAAAATCACATGAACCTGAGAGGCAGGAGAAGAGAAAACATTTCAGTAAAGAATCAGAGGAACATGAGAAAACTAGAGTAGTGGAAGAGAAGGAGACTCTGGAGAGGAAGAAGACAAGAAGTAGAGATGTTCAGGATGATGCAGAGCCAGAATTGCTTAAACCTTACAAGCCACAAGAAGAAGACAAGAAGGTCCATGAATTAGTGGAGAAGGGAACAAGTGATTACAGAGAAAAGGTCAAGAAACAAGATGGTAATGATACTTCAATAAGCAAAGAGCAAATATGTACTGTGGATGAAGAAAAATTGGAGAGCATTGCTGATCCAGGAGAAAAAATGGAAGATGATAATTCAAGAAAGTTTCATGAACCAAAATCAGATGATGATTGGACACAACTGGAACGAGAAAAGATGAAATATTTAGTAAAAGAGGAAGCAACTGGTCCCAAAGATAAATGCACTGCTGAAGCAGGCTATAGTGACCACAAAGAAGAACAACATGAAGATATTGCCTCAGAAAAGATTCAAGAGATTTTTGAAAAGCATAAGTCTGATGAATTGCAGAGATCTCTGGAACAAGACAAGATGCAGGAAATAGAGGAAAAGGAAAAAACTAAAGCAATGAAGGAGAATGAGACTGTGGAGAGAAGGAAAAAAACTGAAGCTGGAGACAAGACCCAGGAACTAGAGAAAATGGAAACAAAGGATTACAGAGAAAAGGTCAAGAAACAAGATGGAGATGATGTCTTAAGAAGCCAAGAAACTGAGAAACTGGATTTAGTTGAAGAAGAAGCAACTGGTCCCAGAGATAAACACACAGGAGGGAAAGAAGAAGAAAGATATGAGGAAGTTGCACAGACTGAGACAAAAGTTGAGGACCAGACCAACAAAGAGGTAGAAGAGAACCAAAAAGAAGAAGAAGAAGAAGGTTCCTTAGATGATCCTATGACAAAGATTCAAGAAATTGAAAAAGAAGACTCACATGATACAGAGATTCAAGAGAAGCTAAACATAGTCCAGGAGGACTTTGTGGAAGAGGAAACAGTGGATCAAGAAGATGAAGTGGCAATGGAAGCAGTAGAGGCAAATTATGATGAAAATAGTTCAAGAATATTGCAAACTATAAAAGAACATGAAGAACACAAGGAACAAAGAAATGGTCCTGGAGTGGAAGGAGAAGATGAAGAAAGAATTGTCGAGAAAGAAGCATATGAGGAAGCACTTGATCTCAAACACACCCGTGGAGAAAGATACAATGACCATAAAGAAGAAGAAAAGTTTATTCCCAAGGCAGAAGTGAAAGCTGAGGAAAATAGCTCAGAAGAGGAGTTTGATGAGTTGCAGAGATCTTTGGTACATGAAGAGATGCAAGAAACAGAAGAAAAAGGAAAACCTAGATCAATGGAGGAGAATGAGACTGTGGAGGGAAGGACAAAAACTGAAGATGATGGTAGCTTGAGTAAGGTTCAAGAAGGGGAAGATCCAGAGTTGAGTAAACATAAGAGACATGAGGAAGAACTCAAGAAAGAAGATGATGAGAGAAAGATTCATCAATCAGTGGAAGATGTAAAAGGAGAAGACAAAACATTGGATCAAGAAGATGATACGGTAGGGGAAGCTGAAGCTGTAGTGGCAAACAATGAGAAAGATAGTTCAAGAAAATTGCACACCACCATTGGAGGAGAAGAACTAAAACAACAAGAAGAGATCCCTGATCCTAGAGTGAAAGAAGGAGATGGGGAAAGAGTTGCCGAGAAAGAGACAAAAGTGGACAAGGTTCATGTCCAAGAACCTGAAGTAAAAACAGAGAATGAAGAATCAAGGAGAGGACAAAAAGGCAAACAAGAGAAGAATGATGAGACAAGAAGTGACGATGGTATTGTGAGAAAGGTTGGAGAGACTAAAGTGAAAGAATCAGATGAAAAGAAAGATCCAGAACCGGAGGAACAGATTGAAGAACCAGAGAGGAAAGAAGTGAGTAATGATGGAGTTAAGCTGGTGACTGAAGAGGATAGCCTTACAAAAGGCCAAGAGTTTATAGAAAAGGAGCCATCAGAGAGACGACAAGTGGGACAAGAAAACATCCAACATCAGAGAGACAAAAAGGATGCAGAAAAACAAGAAGATGAGGGAAAATCAGATGCAGGAGTGGAGATGCAAGCTAAGATTAAAGAAGCAAAGGGTATAGAGGGAAGTGAGAAAGTTGCAGAAGTGGAGATGCAAGCTAACACTGGCATCATAATGAAGGAACACGAAACTAAAAGACAAGAACCATATGAGTTGCTAGAAGATGAAGAGCATGACAAGATTCCAGAACCGATTGTTGAAGGAACAAAGAATCAAAGAGAGGAGGAAAAGAAAGTGGAGGATAGAGAAGTTAAAGAGATGAAGAGAGAAGCTGAGGAACTAAGTGAGATCCAAGAAAATCAACCAGTGGAAGAAGAAGAAGTGAATGGAGTGGGAGGATATAAGGCAGTGCTGAAGACAAAATCTATGGAAGATTCAAGCCAGACTCAAGATGTTGAAGAAAAGGGACCAGACCATACAGAACAAGAAAACATCCAAGAGATGATGGCTGAGGATGAAGAAGAAGAGAAGAACGAGAAGGAGAAGAGAATGCCGCGTGTGGATTCAAAAGCTAACGATGATAGCTCAGAGAAGAGTGAGACCGAAATATTGAGAGGTAAAAAACAAAAGGAAGATCATCAAGAAGTGGTGGAAACAGAAACAAGTGATCAGAGGAAAGAAGAAAGGGAGGAGAAGATTGTTGGTAAAGCAGTGACAAGAGATGAATTTGATAGCTCAAGAAAGAATCAGGACCATGAAGAAATACAGTTAGATAAACTAGAAGAGATGAATGGATCACTTGCAAGAGAGGAAACAAGCAATGATAAAGAAGATAACAGAGGAAACAGAGCAGGTGCAAAGACAACAATCAAGGATGACAAGAAGCAGTTGCTTGTGGAACTTGACACAAGTGGTAAAGCAAAAGAGACTAAGAGTAGAGATGACATCTCAAGAGAAAATCAAAAACAAGACTCTCATGAACAAAAGAGAAACTCTGAGGAACATGACAAGAAGAACATGGGACCAAACTATCACAGAAGTGAAGAGGATGGTAAGGAAGATAAAGAAACTGCAGAAGCAGAGGGCACGAGAAAGAAGAAGGGGATTGAAGAACGAAAATCAGCTAAAATGGTGGAAACACATGATAACCAAGATAACATAACTGATTTGGTGGAAGAGAAAATGAACAATCAAGAAGGAGAAGACAAGAAGAGTATGTCTATGAAGGTCTTGGAAAAATCTGAAGACCATGAATCAACAGAACCTGAAAGGCTGAGGAAACAAGACAAGGATAGGGAACAAGTGCAACAAAGATCAACAGATAACCTTAAATATGAAGAAACCATAGAAACAGTCAAGGAAAAGGAATCAAGAAAGACTCATCAGCTCAAAGAAGAGAGGCTTAAGGAAAAAGAGAACAGGGAAACTGAATGTGAAGATGGTAGCTCAAAACAGATTCAAGAGATAGACAAAGATGGATCAACAGAACCAAGAAGAGTTGAGGAAAGAGACAAGATCCGACCAGTGGATAGAGAAACAAGTGAAGATGATGAAGAAGAAGAGTTAAAAGTTGAAGTTGAAGACTCAGAAGAAGATTGGGAAGCTGAAGTGATTCAAGAGATGGATTCAGATGAAGATAATGATAAACTTAGAAAAATAAGAAGAATCAAACTAGGATTTAGGTTAGTTGGAGGATCAACATTGTTTATGTCACTAATAGTCATAGTTTTTCGTTTGATTCGTTCCAAGAGAAAAATAAGAAGCTACAAGTTCTAA